The following are encoded together in the Acidobacteriota bacterium genome:
- a CDS encoding bifunctional riboflavin kinase/FAD synthetase: MQAIRDAIASTELPRGVIATIGNYDGIHIGQQSVLEMVTGRARELGAPSAVITFDPHPLSVVRPDDAPPRLVTQAQKEELLREAGLDYVLTISFTHEFSNTRARTFVRDFLHGRLSVAELYVGSHFTFGRRREGDTTLLKEMGASLGFAAVEIDEVRTDGERVSSSRIRSLVLDGRIEEANILLGRPYAMMGTIAQGDRMGQRLGWPTINLAPKNELYPNNGVYVTKVYFPSFEATFRSVTNIGTRPTVYENYRRVIESHILDFSSDVYGERVHLSFCRHLREEKLFSSMMDLSAQIGRDVDAAREYFRRTES; this comes from the coding sequence ATGCAGGCCATCCGCGACGCCATCGCTTCGACCGAACTGCCGCGCGGGGTCATCGCGACGATCGGCAACTACGACGGCATCCACATCGGGCAGCAGAGCGTGCTCGAGATGGTCACGGGCCGGGCGCGCGAACTCGGGGCGCCCTCGGCGGTCATCACGTTCGATCCCCATCCGCTGAGCGTCGTCCGTCCGGACGACGCGCCGCCCCGGCTCGTGACGCAGGCACAGAAAGAGGAACTGCTGCGGGAAGCTGGCCTGGACTACGTGCTGACGATCAGCTTCACTCACGAGTTCTCGAACACCCGGGCACGGACGTTCGTCCGGGATTTCCTGCACGGAAGGCTGTCGGTCGCCGAGCTCTACGTCGGCTCCCACTTCACGTTCGGACGCAGGCGGGAAGGCGATACCACGCTGCTCAAGGAGATGGGCGCGTCCCTGGGCTTCGCGGCGGTGGAGATCGACGAGGTTCGAACCGACGGTGAGCGGGTTTCCAGCAGCCGCATTCGGAGTCTCGTCCTGGACGGCCGGATCGAGGAGGCGAACATCCTGCTCGGCCGCCCGTACGCGATGATGGGCACGATCGCCCAGGGCGACCGCATGGGTCAGCGGCTCGGCTGGCCGACGATCAACCTGGCGCCGAAGAACGAGCTCTACCCCAACAACGGCGTCTATGTGACCAAGGTCTACTTTCCCAGCTTCGAGGCGACCTTCCGGTCGGTCACGAACATCGGCACGCGGCCCACCGTTTACGAGAACTACAGGCGGGTGATCGAGAGCCACATTCTTGACTTCTCGAGCGACGTGTACGGCGAGCGGGTGCACCTTTCGTTTTGCCGCCACCTTCGGGAGGAGAAGCTCTTTTCGTCGATGATGGACCTTTCCGC